One Streptomyces sp. RPA4-2 genomic window carries:
- a CDS encoding DUF6400 family protein: MASHNPPLPHGPDEAAGRPTPEAGRSQNPELVDFAVDLTSQEVLRQAHVLDALGADWSPVEALRGEEAAYDLLYSGLDEEQRRVYDELVAAGVLPRRGDGHAAA, translated from the coding sequence ATGGCTTCACATAACCCCCCACTTCCGCACGGCCCGGACGAGGCCGCCGGCCGGCCCACGCCCGAAGCCGGACGATCCCAGAACCCCGAGCTGGTGGACTTCGCCGTCGACCTCACTTCGCAGGAGGTGCTCCGGCAGGCACACGTCCTGGACGCGCTCGGCGCCGACTGGAGCCCGGTGGAGGCGCTGCGCGGCGAGGAGGCGGCGTACGACCTCCTGTACTCCGGTCTCGACGAGGAGCAGCGACGGGTCTACGACGAACTCGTCGCTGCCGGTGTGCTGCCCCGGCGAGGCGACGGCCATGCTGCCGCTTGA
- a CDS encoding methylmalonyl-CoA mutase subunit beta translates to MTVLPDDEFSLAAEFPDATHEQWQRLVEGVLRKSGKEVSGSAAEDALSTTVEDGLTTRPLYTALDSAPDPGFPGFAPFVRGGRAEGNTTGGWDVRQRHGAVLDGAVLADLENGVTSLWLLVGESGIPVSSLPRVLDGVYLDLAPVVLDAGHETESAAQELLALYEKRGVAAGDVRGNLGADPLGHEARTGKAAGFAPVTELARRCAAEYPGLRALTVDALPYHEAGGSAAQELGCSLATGVAYLRELTAAGVPVELASGQLEFRYAATADQFLTIAKLRAARRLWARVAEVCGAPGAQLQHAVTSPVMMSRRDPWVNMLRTTVATLAAGVGGADAVTVLPFDDALGVPDAFARRIARNTSTILVEESHLARVIDPAGGSWYVERLTDELAHAGWEFFQQIERSGGQAAALRSGRVGEDLAKTWAARSAKLAKRREPITGVSEFPHLAERLVERAPTPEPPSGGLPRVRRDEAYETLRARSDAHLAASGARPRIFLATLGPAAAHTARATFASNLFQAGGIEPVTGEATAEAFRAGGATEVCLCSSDTLYEEQAEAAVEMLRSAGARHVFLAGRPGQYTDVDAYVFAGCDAVDVLSTTLDRMGVS, encoded by the coding sequence ATGACGGTCCTGCCTGACGACGAGTTTTCGCTGGCCGCCGAGTTTCCTGACGCGACTCATGAGCAGTGGCAGCGCCTCGTCGAAGGCGTACTGCGCAAGTCGGGGAAGGAAGTCTCGGGCTCAGCGGCCGAAGACGCCCTGTCCACCACGGTGGAGGACGGGCTCACGACCCGCCCCCTGTACACCGCGCTCGATTCCGCACCCGATCCCGGCTTCCCCGGCTTCGCTCCCTTCGTACGCGGAGGCCGTGCCGAGGGGAACACCACCGGCGGCTGGGACGTACGGCAGCGGCACGGGGCGGTCTTGGACGGCGCGGTACTCGCCGATCTGGAGAACGGCGTCACCTCGCTCTGGCTGCTCGTCGGCGAGAGCGGCATTCCGGTGTCGTCGCTCCCGCGCGTGCTGGACGGCGTCTACCTCGACCTGGCGCCGGTGGTCCTGGACGCGGGGCACGAAACCGAGTCCGCGGCACAGGAGTTGCTGGCGCTGTACGAGAAGCGCGGCGTGGCGGCGGGGGACGTACGCGGCAATCTCGGCGCCGACCCGTTGGGTCATGAGGCCCGTACGGGGAAGGCGGCCGGCTTCGCGCCGGTGACGGAACTCGCGCGGCGCTGTGCCGCGGAGTACCCGGGCCTGCGGGCGCTCACCGTGGACGCGCTGCCGTACCACGAGGCCGGCGGCTCCGCCGCGCAGGAACTGGGCTGCTCACTCGCCACCGGCGTCGCCTATCTGCGGGAGCTGACCGCGGCGGGGGTACCCGTCGAACTCGCCTCCGGCCAGCTGGAGTTCCGCTACGCGGCCACCGCCGACCAGTTCCTGACCATCGCCAAGCTGCGGGCCGCACGCAGGCTCTGGGCGCGGGTCGCCGAGGTCTGCGGGGCCCCCGGCGCGCAGCTCCAGCACGCGGTGACCTCACCGGTGATGATGTCGCGCCGCGACCCGTGGGTGAACATGCTGCGCACGACGGTCGCCACGCTGGCCGCCGGAGTCGGCGGCGCAGACGCGGTCACCGTGCTCCCCTTCGACGACGCGCTCGGTGTGCCGGACGCGTTCGCGCGGCGCATCGCCCGCAACACCTCGACGATCCTGGTCGAGGAGTCGCATCTGGCCCGGGTGATCGACCCGGCGGGCGGTTCCTGGTACGTGGAGCGGCTCACCGACGAACTCGCCCACGCGGGCTGGGAGTTCTTCCAGCAGATCGAGCGGTCGGGCGGCCAGGCGGCCGCGCTGCGCTCCGGCCGGGTCGGCGAGGACCTGGCGAAGACCTGGGCCGCGCGCAGCGCGAAGCTCGCCAAGCGGCGCGAACCCATCACCGGTGTCAGCGAGTTCCCGCACCTCGCGGAGCGTCTGGTGGAGCGCGCACCCACGCCCGAGCCGCCGTCCGGAGGCCTCCCACGCGTACGGCGCGACGAGGCGTACGAGACGCTGCGCGCCCGCTCCGACGCCCATCTCGCGGCCAGCGGCGCCCGGCCGCGGATCTTCCTGGCCACCCTGGGCCCCGCCGCCGCCCACACCGCTCGGGCGACCTTCGCCTCGAACCTCTTCCAGGCGGGCGGCATCGAGCCGGTCACCGGGGAGGCCACCGCCGAGGCGTTCCGCGCCGGCGGTGCCACCGAGGTCTGCCTGTGTTCCAGCGACACGCTGTACGAGGAGCAGGCCGAAGCGGCGGTCGAGATGCTCAGGTCCGCGGGCGCACGGCATGTGTTCCTCGCCGGGCGCCCCGGGCAGTACACCGATGTCGACGCGTACGTGTTCGCGGGCTGCGACGCCGTCGACGTCCTCTCCACCACCCTCGACCGCATGGGAGTGTCCTGA
- the scpA gene encoding methylmalonyl-CoA mutase — protein sequence MGIPDFSGIELGTPTAEGGADEWRAAVKGASGGDDLLWETPEAIAVKPLYTGRDLEGLDFLGTYPGIAPYLRGPYPTMYVNQPWTIRQYAGFSTAEESNAFYRRNLAAGQKGLSVAFDLPTHRGYDSDHPRVTGDVGMAGVAIDSIYDMRQLFDGIPLDKMTVSMTMNGAVLPVLALYIVAAEEQGVPPEKLAGTIQNDILKEFMVRNTYIYPPKPSMRIISDIFAFTSQRMPRYNSISISGYHIQEAGATADLELAYTLADGVEYLRAGQEAGLDVDAFAPRLSFFWAIGMNFFMEIAKMRAARLLWARLVKQFDPKNAKSLSLRTHSQTSGWSLTAQDVFNNVTRTCVEAMAATQGHTQSLHTNALDEALALPTDFSARIARNTQLLIQQESGTTRVIDPWGGSAYVEKLTYDLARRAWQHIEEVEAAGGMAQAIDAGIPKLRVEEAAARTQARIDSGRQPVIGVNKYRVDTDEQIDVLKVDNSSVRTQQIEKLRRLRAERDESACQESLRALTAAAGGTGNLLELAVNAARAKATVGEISDALEKVYGRHASQIRTISGVYRNEAGESPSVERTRTRVDAFEESEGRRPRILVAKMGQDGHDRGQKVIATAFADLGFDVDVGPLFQTPAEVARQAVEADVHIVGVSSLAAGHLTLVPALREQLAEEGREDIMIVVGGVIPPQDVPTLLEMGAAAVFPPGTVIPDAAHDLVERLATGLGHG from the coding sequence ATGGGAATCCCCGACTTCTCCGGGATCGAACTGGGGACGCCCACCGCCGAGGGCGGCGCCGACGAGTGGCGCGCCGCCGTCAAGGGGGCGTCCGGAGGCGACGACCTGCTCTGGGAGACGCCCGAGGCCATCGCCGTCAAGCCCTTGTACACGGGCCGTGACCTGGAGGGCCTGGACTTCCTGGGCACCTACCCGGGCATCGCGCCGTATCTGCGCGGCCCGTACCCGACGATGTACGTCAACCAGCCCTGGACGATCCGCCAGTACGCCGGCTTCTCCACCGCCGAGGAGTCCAACGCCTTCTACCGGCGCAATCTGGCGGCCGGTCAGAAGGGTCTGTCCGTCGCCTTCGACCTGCCGACCCACCGCGGTTACGACAGCGACCATCCCCGGGTGACCGGTGACGTCGGCATGGCGGGCGTCGCCATCGACTCGATCTACGACATGCGGCAGCTCTTCGACGGCATCCCGCTGGACAAGATGACGGTGTCGATGACGATGAACGGCGCGGTGCTGCCCGTGCTCGCGCTGTACATCGTGGCCGCCGAGGAGCAGGGCGTTCCGCCCGAGAAGCTGGCCGGGACCATCCAGAACGACATCCTCAAGGAGTTCATGGTCCGCAACACCTACATCTATCCGCCGAAGCCGTCGATGCGGATCATCTCCGACATCTTCGCCTTCACCTCCCAGCGGATGCCGCGGTACAACTCCATCTCCATCTCCGGGTACCACATCCAGGAGGCGGGTGCGACGGCCGACCTGGAGCTGGCCTACACCCTCGCGGACGGCGTGGAGTACCTGCGGGCCGGGCAGGAGGCCGGGCTGGACGTGGACGCGTTCGCTCCCCGGCTGTCGTTCTTCTGGGCGATCGGCATGAACTTCTTCATGGAGATCGCCAAGATGCGGGCCGCCCGGCTGCTGTGGGCCAGGCTGGTCAAGCAGTTCGACCCGAAGAACGCCAAGTCCCTCTCCCTGCGCACGCATTCGCAGACCTCGGGGTGGTCGCTGACCGCGCAGGACGTGTTCAACAACGTGACGCGTACGTGTGTGGAGGCGATGGCCGCCACCCAGGGCCACACGCAGTCGCTGCACACCAACGCCCTGGACGAGGCGCTCGCCCTGCCCACCGACTTCTCGGCGCGGATCGCCCGCAATACCCAGTTGCTGATCCAGCAGGAGTCGGGCACGACGCGGGTGATCGACCCGTGGGGCGGCAGCGCCTACGTGGAGAAGCTGACGTACGACCTGGCACGCCGGGCCTGGCAGCACATCGAGGAGGTCGAGGCGGCCGGCGGCATGGCGCAGGCCATCGACGCGGGCATCCCGAAGCTGCGCGTGGAGGAGGCCGCGGCCCGCACCCAGGCCCGGATCGACTCGGGCCGTCAGCCGGTCATCGGCGTCAACAAGTACCGGGTCGACACCGACGAACAGATCGATGTCCTCAAGGTCGACAACTCCTCCGTACGGACCCAGCAGATCGAGAAGCTGCGCCGGCTGCGCGCGGAGCGCGACGAGTCCGCGTGCCAGGAGTCGCTGCGTGCGCTGACGGCGGCCGCCGGGGGCACCGGCAACCTGCTGGAGCTGGCGGTGAACGCGGCCCGCGCCAAGGCCACCGTCGGTGAGATCTCCGACGCTCTGGAGAAGGTGTACGGGCGGCACGCGAGCCAGATCCGTACGATCTCGGGTGTGTACCGCAACGAAGCAGGCGAGTCGCCGTCCGTCGAGCGCACCCGCACCCGGGTGGACGCCTTCGAGGAGTCCGAGGGCCGCCGGCCGCGCATCCTGGTGGCCAAGATGGGCCAGGACGGCCATGACCGCGGGCAGAAGGTCATCGCCACGGCCTTCGCCGACCTCGGCTTCGACGTGGACGTCGGCCCGCTGTTCCAGACCCCGGCCGAGGTGGCACGGCAGGCCGTCGAGGCCGACGTGCACATCGTCGGGGTGTCCTCGCTGGCCGCCGGGCACCTCACCCTGGTCCCGGCGCTGCGGGAGCAACTGGCGGAGGAGGGACGCGAGGACATCATGATCGTGGTGGGCGGGGTGATTCCGCCGCAGGACGTGCCGACCCTGCTGGAGATGGGCGCGGCGGCCGTCTTCCCGCCGGGAACGGTGATCCCGGACGCGGCGCACGACCTGGTGGAACGGCTGGCCACCGGTCTCGGACACGGCTGA
- the meaB gene encoding methylmalonyl Co-A mutase-associated GTPase MeaB: protein MAIDLDSYVKGVLDGKRAYIARAITLVESTRADHRSLGQALLTQLLPHGGNARRIGITGVPGVGKSTFIDALGTMLTSLGHRVAVLAVDPSSTRTGGSILGDKTRMERLAVDPAAFVRPSPTAGTLGGVAKATRESMVVMEAAGYDVILVETVGVGQSETAVANMVDSFLLLTLARTGDQLQGIKKGVLELADVITVNKADGPHERDARSAARELAGALRLMHPVDAAWTPPVLSCSARESTGLEAVWERLEQHRVLLDSTGRLAAKRRDQQVDWTWTMVRDELLGRLHADPAVRALTPALEQQVRDGELTATLAAERILGVFGGAEG, encoded by the coding sequence ATGGCGATCGACCTCGACTCCTATGTGAAGGGCGTACTCGACGGGAAGCGTGCGTACATCGCGCGGGCCATCACTCTCGTCGAGTCCACCCGGGCCGATCACCGGTCCCTCGGGCAGGCGCTGCTGACCCAGTTGCTGCCCCACGGCGGCAACGCCCGGCGCATCGGCATCACCGGGGTGCCGGGTGTGGGCAAGTCGACCTTCATCGACGCGCTCGGCACAATGCTCACCTCGCTCGGGCACCGGGTCGCGGTGCTCGCCGTCGACCCCTCGTCGACCCGTACGGGCGGTTCGATCCTGGGTGACAAGACCCGTATGGAGCGCCTGGCGGTGGACCCCGCCGCTTTCGTACGCCCCTCCCCCACCGCCGGCACCCTCGGCGGCGTGGCGAAGGCGACACGGGAGTCGATGGTGGTGATGGAGGCGGCGGGCTACGACGTGATCCTGGTGGAGACGGTGGGTGTCGGCCAGTCGGAGACCGCGGTGGCGAACATGGTCGACTCCTTCCTGCTGCTCACGCTGGCCCGCACCGGCGACCAGTTGCAAGGCATCAAGAAGGGGGTCCTGGAGCTCGCGGACGTGATCACCGTCAACAAGGCGGACGGCCCGCACGAGCGGGACGCGCGTTCCGCGGCACGGGAGTTGGCGGGCGCCCTTCGTCTGATGCATCCGGTGGACGCGGCCTGGACTCCCCCCGTGCTGAGTTGCAGCGCCCGCGAGTCGACCGGCCTGGAAGCCGTCTGGGAGCGCCTCGAACAGCACCGCGTCCTGCTCGACTCGACCGGCCGCCTCGCCGCCAAGCGCCGCGACCAGCAGGTCGACTGGACCTGGACGATGGTCCGCGACGAGCTCCTCGGCCGGCTGCACGCGGATCCGGCGGTACGAGCCCTCACGCCCGCCCTCGAACAGCAGGTGCGGGACGGGGAGTTGACGGCCACGCTGGCGGCGGAACGCATCCTGGGCGTGTTCGGCGGCGCGGAAGGCTGA
- the metE gene encoding 5-methyltetrahydropteroyltriglutamate--homocysteine S-methyltransferase produces MTAKPAAAAARATVYGYPRQGPDRELKKAIEGYWKGRTTADALRETAAGLRRSNWRHLAESGIHEVPTGDFSYYDHVLDTSVMVGAVPERHRKAVEADPLDGYFAMARGTQDVAPLEMTKWFDTNYHYLVPELGPDTVFRTDSAHQVGQLREAIALGHAARPVLVGPVTYLLLAKPAPGVAADFEPLTLLDRLLPVYAEVLADLRAAGADWVQLDEPALVQDRTPAELNAAARAYRGLGALTDRPKLLLASYFDRLGDALPVLAKAPVDGLALDFTGAAAANLDALAAVGGLPGKRLVAGVVDGRNIWVNNLERSLGTLGTLLGLADRVDVSASCSLLHVPLDASAERDIDPQILHWLAFARQKTTEIATLAEGLARGTDTIAAELAANRADLASRAASAITHDPAVRGRTTAVTDTDARRSQPYAERATAQRAHLGLPLLPTTTIGSFPQTAELRTARADLRTGRIDVAGYEELIRAEIGEVISFQEKAGIDVLVHGEAERNDMVQYFAEQLTGYLTTQHGWVQSYGTRYVRPPILAGDISRPEPMTVRWTTYAQSLTTKPVKGMLTGPVTMLAWSFVRDDQPLGDTARQVALALRDEVDDLESAGTSVIQVDEPALRETLPLRAADRPAYLEWATEAFRLSTSGVRPDTQIHTHMCYAEFGDIVQAIDDLDADVISLEAARSHMQVARELAAHGYPREAGPGVYDIHSPRVPSAHEAAELLREGLEAIPAERLWVNPDCGLKTRGWPEVRSALKNLVTAAREVRSGLEPTAS; encoded by the coding sequence GTGACAGCCAAGCCCGCAGCCGCGGCAGCACGAGCCACCGTGTACGGCTACCCCCGCCAAGGTCCCGACCGTGAGCTGAAGAAGGCGATCGAGGGCTACTGGAAGGGCCGGACCACCGCCGACGCCCTCCGGGAGACCGCCGCCGGTCTGCGCCGGTCGAACTGGCGGCACCTGGCGGAATCCGGCATCCACGAGGTGCCGACCGGCGACTTCTCGTACTACGACCACGTCCTCGACACCAGTGTCATGGTCGGCGCCGTCCCCGAGCGGCACCGCAAGGCCGTCGAAGCCGACCCGCTCGACGGGTACTTCGCGATGGCGCGCGGCACCCAGGACGTGGCGCCGCTGGAGATGACCAAGTGGTTCGACACCAACTACCACTACCTGGTACCGGAGTTGGGTCCGGACACGGTGTTCAGGACCGACTCCGCACACCAGGTCGGGCAGCTCAGGGAGGCGATCGCCCTCGGTCACGCGGCCCGGCCCGTCCTCGTCGGTCCGGTCACCTATCTCCTGCTGGCCAAGCCGGCGCCCGGTGTCGCCGCGGACTTCGAACCGCTGACCCTGCTGGACCGGCTGCTGCCCGTCTACGCCGAGGTGCTCGCCGACCTCCGCGCGGCGGGAGCCGACTGGGTGCAGCTCGACGAGCCCGCTCTGGTCCAGGACCGCACCCCCGCCGAACTCAACGCCGCCGCGCGCGCCTACCGCGGCCTCGGCGCGCTGACCGACCGGCCGAAGCTGCTGCTCGCCTCGTACTTCGACCGCCTCGGCGACGCCCTGCCCGTACTGGCCAAGGCCCCGGTGGACGGCCTCGCGCTGGACTTCACCGGCGCGGCCGCCGCCAACCTCGACGCCCTGGCCGCTGTCGGCGGACTGCCCGGAAAGCGTCTGGTGGCCGGCGTGGTCGACGGCCGCAACATCTGGGTCAACAACCTGGAGAGGTCCCTCGGCACACTCGGCACCCTGCTCGGGCTCGCCGACCGGGTGGACGTCTCCGCCTCCTGCTCGCTCCTGCACGTACCGCTCGACGCGTCCGCCGAACGGGACATCGACCCGCAGATCCTGCACTGGCTCGCCTTCGCCCGCCAGAAGACGACCGAGATCGCCACCCTCGCCGAGGGCCTCGCCCGGGGCACCGACACCATCGCCGCCGAACTGGCCGCGAACCGGGCCGACCTCGCCTCCCGGGCGGCCTCCGCGATCACCCACGACCCGGCGGTCCGCGGCCGCACCACCGCCGTCACGGACACCGATGCCCGTCGCTCCCAGCCGTACGCCGAGCGGGCCACCGCCCAGCGCGCGCACCTGGGCCTCCCCCTCCTGCCGACCACCACCATCGGGTCCTTCCCGCAGACCGCCGAACTGCGCACCGCACGGGCCGATCTGCGGACCGGCCGGATCGACGTCGCCGGGTACGAGGAACTCATCAGGGCCGAGATCGGCGAGGTGATCTCCTTCCAGGAGAAGGCCGGCATCGACGTCCTGGTGCACGGCGAGGCCGAACGCAACGACATGGTGCAGTACTTCGCCGAACAGCTCACGGGTTACCTCACCACACAGCACGGGTGGGTCCAGTCGTACGGCACCCGCTACGTCCGCCCGCCGATCCTGGCCGGCGACATCTCACGGCCCGAACCGATGACGGTGCGCTGGACCACGTACGCCCAGTCGCTCACCACCAAGCCGGTCAAGGGCATGCTCACGGGACCGGTCACCATGCTCGCCTGGTCCTTCGTCCGCGACGACCAGCCCCTCGGCGACACCGCCCGCCAGGTCGCACTCGCCCTCCGCGACGAGGTCGACGACCTGGAGAGCGCGGGTACATCGGTCATCCAGGTCGACGAACCCGCACTGCGCGAGACACTGCCCCTGCGCGCCGCCGACCGACCCGCCTACCTGGAGTGGGCCACCGAGGCGTTCCGGCTCAGCACCAGCGGCGTACGCCCGGACACCCAGATCCACACCCACATGTGCTACGCCGAGTTCGGTGACATCGTGCAGGCCATCGACGACCTCGACGCCGACGTCATCAGCCTGGAGGCCGCCCGCTCCCACATGCAGGTCGCCCGCGAACTCGCCGCCCACGGCTACCCGCGCGAGGCCGGACCCGGTGTGTACGACATCCACTCACCCCGCGTACCGAGTGCCCATGAAGCCGCGGAACTGCTGCGCGAGGGGCTCGAGGCCATTCCCGCCGAGCGGCTGTGGGTCAACCCCGACTGCGGCCTGAAGACCCGCGGCTGGCCTGAAGTGCGGTCCGCATTGAAGAACCTGGTGACGGCGGCCCGCGAAGTCCGAAGCGGCCTGGAGCCGACGGCCTCCTGA
- a CDS encoding cysteine hydrolase: MPRTALLAMDLQLNHLAQLPADYLPHAVEALDTARAAGVPVIHVALRLRPGHIDAHPRNKVFGSLPSHVFTADDPGAAIHPDVAPAEGEIVVHKNRVSAFAGNNLQQILAAQGIEHLVLAGIGTGGVVLSTALQAADLDYRITVLSDACADLNTALHHTLVNDVLTRRGEVTTVEEWAHALNAGS; this comes from the coding sequence ATGCCCCGCACCGCCCTCCTCGCGATGGACCTCCAGCTCAACCACCTCGCCCAACTGCCCGCCGACTACCTCCCGCACGCCGTGGAGGCACTCGACACGGCGCGCGCCGCGGGCGTCCCCGTCATCCACGTGGCGCTCCGACTGCGCCCCGGCCACATCGACGCCCACCCCCGCAACAAGGTCTTCGGCTCCCTCCCGTCCCACGTCTTCACCGCCGACGACCCCGGTGCCGCCATCCACCCCGATGTGGCCCCCGCGGAGGGCGAGATCGTCGTCCACAAGAACCGCGTCAGCGCCTTCGCCGGGAACAACCTCCAGCAGATCCTGGCCGCCCAGGGCATCGAGCACCTGGTCCTGGCCGGCATCGGCACCGGCGGCGTCGTCCTGTCCACCGCCCTGCAGGCAGCCGACCTCGACTACAGGATCACCGTCCTGTCCGACGCCTGCGCCGACCTCAACACCGCACTGCACCACACCCTCGTGAACGACGTCCTCACCCGGCGGGGCGAGGTCACCACCGTCGAGGAGTGGGCCCACGCCCTCAACGCCGGTTCGTGA
- a CDS encoding MFS transporter, with protein MTEQKTGERGTTATAGFDRRLLPPMMLGSVLNPVNSTIIAVSLIPIGDALGAPPSQTAWLVSALYLATALGQPVVGRLIDVFGPRRLFLVSTSLVGVAGVVGTLAPNLGVLIASRVLLGFGTCAGYPAAMALLRSEARRTGRNSPGGVLTALAVTNQTIAVIGPLLGGLLIGLGGWRATFALNVPLAVAAVLLGLLRLPKEPATEDSPQRGHLAARLDLPGMALFAVTLIALLLFLMNLHLRDWYLLVTAIAASAAFAARELRAPTPFIDLRVLGGNTPLLATYGRALVAYIVSYAFLYGFTQWTEEGFGLSPVHAGLAQIPMFLVAIGVSIVSGRRTGVRGKLLVGGLGQVVACLVMLTLSGDSPVWTLILVALIFGVPQGLNSLALQNSVYFQADPERTASSAGLLRTFAYVGSMVASSTAAASFGRRADTGGMHHLAWVMLGAGVLYLLLTLFDRTLGSATDRDTSADVPQAS; from the coding sequence ATGACTGAACAGAAGACAGGGGAACGGGGCACGACGGCGACGGCGGGCTTCGACCGGCGGCTGCTGCCGCCGATGATGCTGGGCTCCGTCCTGAACCCGGTCAACTCGACGATCATCGCCGTCTCGCTCATACCCATCGGCGACGCCTTGGGCGCACCACCCTCGCAGACCGCGTGGCTGGTCTCCGCCCTCTACCTGGCCACCGCTCTCGGGCAGCCCGTCGTCGGCCGGCTCATCGATGTCTTCGGGCCGCGCCGGCTCTTCCTCGTCAGCACGAGTCTTGTCGGGGTCGCCGGTGTCGTCGGCACCCTGGCACCGAACCTGGGGGTGCTGATCGCCTCGCGGGTCCTGCTCGGGTTCGGCACGTGTGCCGGGTATCCCGCCGCTATGGCTCTGCTGCGCAGCGAGGCCAGGCGCACCGGGCGGAACAGCCCCGGCGGGGTACTGACCGCCCTGGCCGTCACCAACCAGACCATCGCCGTGATCGGCCCGCTGCTGGGCGGCCTCCTGATCGGTCTGGGCGGCTGGCGCGCCACCTTCGCGCTCAACGTGCCGCTGGCCGTCGCGGCCGTGCTGCTGGGGCTGCTCCGGCTGCCCAAGGAGCCCGCTACTGAGGACTCCCCGCAGCGCGGGCACCTCGCGGCCCGGCTCGACCTGCCCGGCATGGCACTGTTCGCCGTGACGCTCATCGCGCTGCTGCTCTTCCTGATGAACCTGCACCTGCGCGACTGGTACCTGCTGGTGACCGCCATCGCCGCTAGCGCGGCGTTCGCAGCGCGGGAGCTACGGGCCCCCACCCCGTTCATCGACCTGCGGGTGCTGGGCGGCAACACCCCACTACTGGCGACCTACGGACGCGCGCTGGTCGCCTACATCGTCTCCTACGCCTTCCTCTACGGGTTCACCCAGTGGACGGAGGAGGGCTTCGGGCTCTCGCCCGTCCATGCCGGGCTGGCGCAGATCCCCATGTTCCTGGTGGCCATCGGTGTATCGATCGTCTCCGGACGGCGCACGGGCGTGCGCGGCAAGCTGCTCGTCGGCGGGCTGGGACAGGTCGTCGCCTGTCTGGTGATGCTGACACTCAGCGGGGACAGCCCCGTGTGGACGCTGATTCTCGTCGCCCTGATCTTCGGCGTCCCGCAGGGGCTGAACAGCCTGGCCCTGCAGAACTCCGTCTACTTCCAGGCCGATCCCGAGCGGACCGCCTCCTCGGCCGGCCTGCTGCGCACCTTCGCCTACGTCGGCTCGATGGTCGCGTCCTCCACGGCGGCCGCGTCCTTCGGGCGGCGCGCGGACACCGGCGGCATGCACCACCTCGCCTGGGTCATGCTCGGCGCGGGCGTGCTCTACCTCCTCCTGACGCTCTTCGACCGCACACTCGGCAGCGCCACGGACAGGGACACCTCGGCCGACGTGCCGCAGGCGTCATAG
- a CDS encoding MarR family winged helix-turn-helix transcriptional regulator, translating into MTETPRPSPSAVQASRQVRTVISRLRRRILNAAEAEDITLGQASVLTHLSGRPGVTASELAAAEGVRHQSMTTTIASLTALGLVERHPDPDDRRRLLIALTEEGHRRVEEGRQVRQEWLAGRLQERCTEEERRTVMAAMTVLERLTHD; encoded by the coding sequence ATGACGGAGACCCCGCGCCCGTCGCCCTCCGCGGTTCAGGCCTCGCGACAGGTCCGTACGGTCATCAGCCGCCTGCGCCGCCGCATCCTGAACGCCGCCGAAGCCGAGGACATCACTCTGGGACAGGCGTCCGTTCTCACGCACCTGTCCGGCAGGCCCGGCGTCACGGCCAGTGAGCTCGCCGCGGCCGAGGGCGTACGCCACCAGTCGATGACGACGACGATCGCGTCGCTGACCGCCTTGGGACTGGTGGAACGGCATCCCGACCCCGACGACCGGCGCCGTCTGCTGATCGCGCTGACCGAGGAGGGGCACCGACGGGTGGAGGAGGGGCGACAGGTCCGGCAGGAATGGCTTGCCGGCCGGCTGCAGGAGAGGTGCACGGAGGAGGAGCGACGGACCGTGATGGCCGCCATGACGGTACTGGAGCGCCTCACCCATGACTGA
- a CDS encoding DUF6480 family protein — translation MSQPLVPPGETPPVEGSIAEAHQERPDGGIWEHPLWWLGLIVIGAIIVAAYFAARIIGY, via the coding sequence ATGTCACAGCCATTGGTGCCACCGGGCGAAACCCCTCCGGTCGAGGGTTCGATCGCCGAGGCACATCAGGAACGGCCGGACGGCGGGATCTGGGAGCACCCCCTGTGGTGGCTCGGCCTGATCGTCATCGGGGCGATCATCGTGGCGGCCTATTTCGCCGCTCGCATCATCGGCTACTGA
- a CDS encoding ATP-binding protein, whose amino-acid sequence MTSDEPDGFVCDPALGTSAARQNVRSCLSQWHVEGLADDAVLVLSELLSNALRHGAPPVRVSVTLRRTRHDGPTVHIEVADAGHTLNCGVSGSRWGHPTCTMDENGRGLCLVDALSSRWGDEPTPQGHTVWADLACDAGRAT is encoded by the coding sequence ATGACATCTGATGAACCTGATGGTTTCGTCTGCGACCCGGCCCTCGGCACGAGCGCCGCACGCCAGAACGTGCGCAGCTGTCTCAGTCAGTGGCACGTCGAAGGGCTCGCCGACGACGCCGTGCTCGTGCTCAGCGAACTGCTGTCCAACGCCCTGCGCCACGGCGCGCCGCCCGTCCGGGTGTCCGTGACCCTTCGGCGTACGCGCCATGACGGCCCCACCGTGCACATCGAGGTCGCCGACGCGGGCCACACCCTCAACTGTGGCGTCTCAGGCTCTCGTTGGGGACACCCCACCTGCACGATGGACGAGAACGGCAGGGGCCTGTGTCTCGTCGACGCGCTCTCCAGCCGCTGGGGTGACGAACCGACACCGCAGGGGCACACGGTCTGGGCCGATCTCGCCTGCGACGCCGGGAGAGCCACGTGA